A genomic region of Microbacterium schleiferi contains the following coding sequences:
- the glgX gene encoding glycogen debranching protein GlgX: MQTWPGSAYPLGATFDGNGTNFALFSEGADRVELCLFGERGRETRVDMLEVDAYVWHAYLPNVAPGQRYGYRVHGEYDPASGKRFNPNKLLLDPYAKAVDGQVNWGQSVFGYTFGDPDSRNDDDSGADMMKGVVINPFFDWGGDRPPRIPYSESFIYEAHVKGLTMSHPDIPDEIRGTYSAIAHPLIIEHLKRLGVTAIELLPVHQFINDSILEDKGLSNYWGYNTIAFLAPQNTYASSGQRGQQVQEFKGMVRALHEAGIEVILDVVYNHTAEGNHLGPTLSFRGIDNEAYYRLEDDDKRYYTDYTGTGNSLNVGNPHALQLIMDSLRYWVLEMHVDGFRFDLAATLAREFYDVDRLATFFELVQQDPVVSQVKLIAEPWDVGPGGYQVGNFPPQWTEWNGKYRDTVRDFWRGEPQALGEFASRLTGSSDLYAHSGRWPVASINFVTAHDGFTLRDLVSYEHKHNDANGEDGRDGADDNRSMNFGVEGPTDDPEINDLRVRMQRNFIATLLLSQGVPMLLHGDELGRTQRGNNNGYAQDNELTWIDWENVDSGLIDFTSALARLRRDHPTFRRRRFFDGRPVRREEVERIPDIVWLRPDGTQMQPEDWDSGFGRSIGVFLNGNGIRERDRRGEPITDAHFLILFNAGDEPVEFILPDVEFSPNWDVLVDTAGTLANTEPVRPGAGVELASKSVVVLSEHVEEEVEVDRFVAASLSTGTIQIDEVPGAAPKEEMTR, from the coding sequence GTGCAGACGTGGCCTGGGTCGGCGTATCCGTTGGGTGCGACCTTCGATGGGAACGGCACCAACTTCGCGCTCTTCAGCGAGGGCGCGGATCGTGTCGAGTTGTGCCTGTTCGGCGAGCGCGGTCGCGAGACCCGCGTCGACATGCTGGAGGTGGATGCCTACGTCTGGCACGCCTACCTGCCGAACGTCGCGCCGGGACAGCGGTACGGCTACCGCGTCCACGGCGAGTATGACCCCGCATCCGGCAAGCGCTTCAACCCGAACAAGCTGCTGTTGGACCCGTATGCCAAGGCCGTCGACGGCCAGGTGAACTGGGGCCAATCGGTCTTCGGCTACACCTTCGGCGACCCCGACTCCCGCAACGACGACGACTCCGGCGCCGACATGATGAAGGGCGTCGTCATCAACCCCTTCTTCGACTGGGGCGGCGACCGCCCGCCGCGCATCCCGTATTCGGAGTCCTTCATCTACGAGGCCCACGTCAAGGGCCTGACGATGAGCCACCCGGACATTCCGGACGAGATCCGCGGCACCTACAGCGCGATCGCGCATCCGCTGATCATCGAGCACCTCAAGCGGCTCGGTGTCACGGCGATCGAACTGCTGCCGGTACACCAGTTCATCAACGATTCGATCCTCGAAGACAAGGGTCTGTCGAACTACTGGGGTTACAACACGATCGCCTTCCTGGCACCGCAGAACACGTACGCCTCCTCCGGCCAGCGTGGTCAGCAGGTGCAGGAATTCAAGGGGATGGTGCGGGCGCTTCATGAGGCCGGCATCGAGGTGATCCTGGATGTCGTCTACAACCACACCGCTGAGGGAAACCACCTCGGGCCGACGCTGTCGTTCCGCGGCATCGACAACGAGGCGTACTACCGGCTCGAAGATGACGACAAGCGGTACTACACCGACTACACCGGCACGGGAAACAGCCTCAATGTCGGCAACCCGCACGCGCTGCAGCTCATCATGGATTCGCTGCGGTACTGGGTGCTGGAGATGCACGTCGACGGCTTCCGGTTCGACCTCGCGGCAACTCTTGCCCGTGAGTTCTACGACGTCGACCGGCTCGCGACCTTCTTCGAACTCGTGCAGCAGGACCCGGTGGTCAGCCAGGTCAAGCTCATCGCCGAGCCCTGGGATGTCGGCCCCGGCGGCTACCAGGTCGGCAACTTCCCGCCGCAGTGGACCGAGTGGAACGGCAAGTACCGCGACACCGTCCGCGACTTCTGGCGCGGCGAGCCCCAGGCTCTCGGGGAGTTCGCCTCCCGGCTGACCGGCTCCAGCGACCTCTACGCGCACTCGGGTCGGTGGCCCGTGGCATCCATCAACTTCGTCACCGCCCACGACGGGTTCACCCTGCGCGACCTCGTCTCGTACGAGCACAAGCACAACGACGCCAACGGCGAGGACGGCCGCGACGGCGCCGACGACAACCGCTCGATGAACTTCGGGGTCGAAGGCCCGACCGACGATCCGGAGATCAACGACCTGCGGGTACGGATGCAGCGCAACTTCATCGCCACTCTGTTGCTGTCTCAGGGCGTGCCGATGCTGCTGCACGGTGACGAGCTCGGCCGCACCCAGCGGGGGAACAACAACGGCTACGCGCAAGACAACGAGCTCACGTGGATCGACTGGGAGAACGTCGATTCGGGTTTGATCGACTTCACGTCAGCGCTGGCCAGGCTGCGCCGCGACCACCCCACGTTCCGCCGCCGCCGCTTCTTCGACGGCCGCCCCGTGCGCCGTGAAGAGGTCGAGCGCATCCCCGACATCGTGTGGCTGCGGCCCGACGGCACGCAGATGCAGCCCGAGGACTGGGACTCCGGATTCGGTCGGTCGATCGGGGTCTTCCTCAACGGCAACGGCATCCGGGAGCGGGACCGACGCGGCGAGCCCATCACCGATGCGCACTTCCTCATCCTGTTCAACGCCGGCGACGAGCCGGTGGAGTTCATCCTCCCCGATGTGGAGTTCAGCCCGAACTGGGATGTGCTGGTGGATACCGCCGGGACGCTCGCCAACACCGAACCCGTCCGCCCGGGCGCGGGCGTCGAGCTCGCCTCCAAGTCGGTGGTGGTCCTGAGTGAGCACGTCGAGGAAGAGGTCGAGGTCGACAGGTTCGTCGCGGCGTCGCTGTCGACGGGCACGATCCAGATCGACGAGGTACCGGGAGCTGCTCCCAAAGAGGAAATGACGAGGTAG
- a CDS encoding cation:proton antiporter gives MAANLLIVPLLAALAPLVTRVIGRWFAVPIVVFELVLGILVGPSVLAWVEPIEFLATMAQFGLAMLFFVAGAELDFAAFRGRTGRNAAVGWLLSLGIGILIGLFVGPLGAAIIIGIALSSTALGTILPILRDAGELKTPFGKAVAAVGAVGEFGPLVAISVFLGGRDPGVASIVLAGFLVIAGLAIWLAFRIPHGMMHRVVSATLHTSGQYAIRVVFLILGALLALSIALDLDILLGAFTAGIVWQLMMRDASEENREAVESKIEGIAFGFLVPIFFIYTGVTFDLAALLANPMLLLFVPVVLLALLIVRGLPSLLVAPPGSSVRDRVALGLLGATGLPIIVAVTAIGVDEKLLTSAQAALFVTAGMLSVLIYPLVGMLLRGERVRPVPAELDDAV, from the coding sequence ATGGCCGCGAACCTCCTGATCGTTCCCCTTCTGGCAGCGCTCGCTCCGTTGGTGACTCGGGTGATCGGGCGGTGGTTCGCGGTTCCGATCGTGGTGTTCGAACTCGTGCTCGGCATTCTGGTCGGGCCGTCCGTTCTCGCCTGGGTCGAACCGATCGAGTTTCTCGCGACGATGGCGCAGTTCGGGCTGGCGATGCTGTTCTTCGTCGCCGGGGCCGAGCTCGACTTCGCGGCCTTCCGGGGACGGACGGGCCGCAACGCCGCCGTCGGATGGCTCCTCTCGCTCGGGATCGGCATCCTCATCGGCCTGTTCGTGGGTCCGCTGGGGGCGGCGATCATCATCGGCATCGCGCTGTCGTCGACGGCCCTCGGGACGATCCTTCCCATCCTTCGCGACGCCGGCGAACTGAAAACCCCGTTCGGAAAGGCCGTCGCGGCCGTCGGCGCGGTCGGCGAGTTCGGACCGCTCGTCGCGATCTCTGTCTTCCTGGGCGGACGCGACCCCGGCGTAGCCTCCATCGTGCTCGCGGGCTTCCTCGTGATCGCCGGGCTGGCGATCTGGCTGGCCTTCCGCATCCCCCACGGCATGATGCACCGAGTCGTGAGCGCGACCCTGCACACGTCAGGTCAGTACGCCATCCGTGTTGTCTTCCTCATCCTGGGCGCGTTGCTCGCGCTGAGCATCGCGCTCGACCTCGACATCCTGTTGGGTGCGTTCACCGCGGGCATCGTGTGGCAGCTGATGATGCGCGACGCGTCGGAGGAGAACCGCGAAGCCGTCGAGAGCAAGATCGAGGGCATCGCGTTCGGGTTCCTTGTGCCGATCTTCTTCATCTACACCGGTGTCACCTTCGACCTTGCCGCGCTGCTGGCCAATCCCATGCTGCTGCTGTTCGTGCCCGTGGTGCTCCTTGCGTTGCTGATCGTGCGCGGGCTTCCCTCGTTGCTCGTCGCGCCGCCGGGCTCGAGCGTTCGCGACCGCGTCGCCCTCGGGCTGCTCGGCGCGACGGGGCTGCCGATCATCGTTGCTGTCACCGCGATCGGCGTCGACGAGAAGCTCCTCACATCGGCGCAGGCGGCGTTGTTCGTCACCGCGGGGATGCTGTCGGTGCTGATCTATCCGCTTGTCGGCATGCTGCTGCGGGGCGAGCGCGTCCGCCCCGTCCCTGCTGAGCTCGACGACGCGGTGTGA
- a CDS encoding glutaminase, with translation MRPGDLTELLAGARAELADTPRELLGEVVTPRMLGIPRSPRVALRDEVWHLGVLLLGAEDLYATGEVVRSREPARRGYTAESQRARAGLAEAAFRGGILPGTAVHLGWRRLDVSTLDEPASADLPLAVIDGQLRVRWSAAGGFTDADSYVRERVELLRHPPQGAT, from the coding sequence GTGCGACCCGGTGACCTGACCGAGCTTCTCGCGGGGGCGCGAGCCGAACTCGCTGATACTCCGCGGGAACTGCTCGGCGAGGTCGTGACGCCACGGATGCTCGGCATCCCGCGTTCGCCACGGGTCGCGCTCCGCGACGAGGTCTGGCACCTCGGTGTTCTGCTCCTCGGCGCCGAGGACCTGTACGCGACGGGTGAGGTCGTGCGCTCGCGCGAGCCGGCGCGGCGGGGATACACGGCGGAGTCCCAGCGCGCGCGGGCAGGGCTGGCAGAGGCCGCGTTTCGCGGCGGCATCCTGCCCGGAACCGCCGTGCACCTCGGGTGGCGCCGGCTCGATGTCTCGACGCTCGACGAACCGGCATCCGCGGATCTGCCGCTCGCTGTCATCGATGGGCAGCTCCGCGTGCGCTGGAGCGCCGCGGGGGGCTTCACGGATGCCGACAGCTACGTTCGCGAGCGGGTCGAGCTGCTTCGGCATCCGCCCCAGGGTGCCACCTGA